In the candidate division WOR-3 bacterium genome, one interval contains:
- a CDS encoding thiolase domain-containing protein: MGNRVAIVGAGMTKFVRRAQETGKELAFHATKMALESCEMTLDQIDAVVLGSAPDTFDGVHMKGEYLSDGAGAFGKPYMRCFVGGGTGVFAVAQGWYHIASGVIDTCLVVCEEKMSSFQPHAQAAFLTIFDHTTERPLKPNLLWIFALEMNRYMNTYGLRKEDIALVAVKNKNNALNHPAAQLAAPVTVDDILKSEVLAWPVQRLDVSPVSDGAVALVLTNESIARRVTDKPVWIEGVGWSLDTAYWTDRDLCYPRYVEEAARMAYKMAGITDPRHQIHIAEPYDPFDYKELHHMEGLMLCGRGEAPQLTVDGVTQRDGELPVCPSGGLLGVGNPIAAAGLM; this comes from the coding sequence ATGGGAAATCGAGTAGCAATTGTTGGCGCCGGAATGACAAAATTTGTTCGGCGCGCACAAGAAACCGGTAAAGAACTGGCATTCCACGCTACTAAGATGGCTTTAGAATCTTGTGAAATGACTTTAGACCAGATTGATGCGGTTGTGTTAGGGAGTGCGCCGGATACTTTTGATGGTGTCCATATGAAAGGAGAATATCTCTCGGATGGCGCTGGTGCATTTGGTAAACCTTATATGCGTTGTTTTGTTGGCGGTGGAACAGGTGTTTTTGCAGTGGCTCAAGGTTGGTATCATATTGCCTCAGGAGTTATAGACACTTGTTTAGTAGTTTGTGAAGAAAAGATGTCGTCTTTTCAACCTCATGCTCAAGCAGCATTCTTAACGATTTTTGACCATACAACTGAGCGACCATTAAAACCTAATCTTCTTTGGATTTTCGCTTTGGAGATGAATCGCTATATGAACACTTATGGCTTAAGAAAAGAAGATATTGCATTAGTTGCGGTTAAGAATAAAAACAATGCCTTAAACCACCCTGCAGCTCAACTTGCTGCACCTGTGACCGTAGATGATATCCTAAAATCAGAAGTGCTAGCCTGGCCAGTTCAAAGACTGGATGTAAGCCCAGTTTCTGATGGTGCGGTTGCTTTGGTTTTAACTAATGAATCAATTGCTCGTCGGGTTACGGATAAACCGGTTTGGATTGAAGGTGTTGGTTGGTCTTTAGATACTGCTTATTGGACAGATCGCGATTTGTGTTATCCCAGATATGTGGAAGAAGCGGCAAGAATGGCTTATAAGATGGCCGGTATTACCGACCCAAGACACCAAATCCATATTGCTGAACCATATGACCCGTTTGATTACAAAGAATTGCATCATATGGAAGGATTAATGCTCTGCGGAAGAGGCGAAGCACCTCAATTAACCGTTGATGGTGTCACACAAAGAGATGGCGAATTACCAGTATGTCCGTCAGGTGGTTTATTAGGTGTGGGTAATCCGATTGCTGCTGCCGGGTTAATGA
- a CDS encoding YebC/PmpR family DNA-binding transcriptional regulator, translating into MSGHSKWAQIKHKKAKADVERGRIFSKLIREITTAARIGGGDINANPRLRTAVESARAVNMPAENIERAIKKGTGELPGTSYEEVEYEGYGPGGVAIIVRALTDNKNRTTSEIRHIFSKYGGNLGSTGCVAWQFHPKGIIMIPRTEYDEDKIFAIALEIGAEDVKTDSTSYQIILSPENFHTAKKKLAQENIQMSHAELTRIPQSTIPLDEKTAERVLKLFEQLEEHDDVQQVFGNFDISDEIMEKVSQEVLKE; encoded by the coding sequence ATGTCAGGACATTCGAAATGGGCACAAATCAAACACAAGAAAGCCAAAGCCGATGTGGAACGAGGTCGAATTTTTTCTAAGTTGATAAGAGAAATCACTACTGCTGCACGGATTGGTGGTGGTGATATTAATGCTAATCCAAGATTGCGCACTGCAGTCGAATCTGCCCGGGCAGTCAATATGCCGGCAGAAAATATTGAACGCGCGATAAAAAAAGGAACCGGTGAGTTGCCGGGCACAAGTTATGAAGAAGTCGAATACGAAGGCTATGGTCCAGGCGGCGTTGCCATAATTGTGCGGGCACTTACGGACAATAAAAACCGCACGACTTCAGAAATTCGCCATATCTTTTCAAAATATGGTGGTAATTTAGGTAGTACGGGTTGTGTTGCCTGGCAGTTTCACCCCAAAGGCATTATTATGATTCCCCGCACCGAGTATGATGAGGATAAAATTTTCGCAATTGCTTTAGAAATTGGTGCTGAAGATGTCAAAACCGATTCCACTTCTTATCAAATTATCTTGTCTCCGGAAAATTTCCATACGGCAAAAAAGAAACTGGCGCAAGAAAATATTCAAATGAGCCATGCGGAATTAACACGCATACCTCAAAGCACAATCCCTTTAGATGAAAAAACTGCCGAACGGGTACTAAAATTATTTGAGCAATTAGAAGAACATGATGATGTTCAACAGGTCTTCGGTAATTTTGATATTTCGGATGAGATAATGGAAAAAGTTTCTCAAGAAGTTCTTAAAGAATAA